One genomic region from Lysobacterales bacterium encodes:
- a CDS encoding glutathione S-transferase N-terminal domain-containing protein has translation MQLIYSATSPYARKVRMLVIEKGLTDRVEVVVANPLQDPPELLAANPLAKVPALIVEPGFTLFDSPLLCAYVDSLAEPRLIPAACPERWWVLRREALADGITDAAVSSVMEGRRIESQRSPEWLARWRSAILRGVLELEKESDALGERFDLGAIASAAALAYLDFRLPQIDWRAQAPGLSTWLEGVRGRESFATTVPPAN, from the coding sequence ATGCAGCTGATCTACTCCGCCACCTCGCCCTACGCCCGAAAGGTGCGCATGCTGGTCATCGAGAAAGGCCTCACCGATCGCGTCGAGGTGGTCGTCGCCAACCCGCTGCAGGATCCGCCCGAGCTGCTGGCGGCCAACCCGCTGGCCAAGGTGCCGGCGCTCATCGTCGAGCCGGGCTTTACCCTGTTCGACAGCCCGCTGCTGTGTGCTTACGTCGACAGCCTCGCTGAGCCGCGCTTGATCCCCGCGGCCTGCCCCGAGCGCTGGTGGGTGCTGCGTCGTGAAGCGCTGGCGGATGGAATCACCGATGCGGCGGTCTCCAGCGTGATGGAAGGCCGCCGCATCGAGTCGCAGCGCTCGCCCGAGTGGTTGGCGCGCTGGCGCAGCGCGATCCTGCGCGGGGTGCTGGAGCTGGAAAAGGAATCCGACGCGCTCGGCGAGCGCTTCGATCTCGGCGCGATCGCGTCCGCTGCGGCCTTGGCCTACCTCGATTTTCGTCTTCCGCAGATCGACTGGCGTGCACAGGCGCCGGGGCTGTCGACCTGGCTTGAGGGTGTGCGCGGCCGCGAGAGCTTCGCAACGACCGTCCCACCCGCGAACTGA
- a CDS encoding amidohydrolase family protein: MRPRLLRAALALLFTATCAQAAIPPAPERDEGEGPYDQLILRGVTVINGTGSPAFGPADVVIENNRITEVRIVGSADAPINAERRPALKPGGREMDLAGHYVMPGIVDMHGHIGGDEQGVTAEYVYKLWLAHGITSVRDPGCGNGIDWCVSEQKRSESNTITAPRIFPYVFFGQGRIGPMLTPEHAREWVRDMKRRGALGMKCFGYRPDILEAAFDELKKQGMGSACHHAQLDVKRVNVLTTARWGLTTMEHWYGLPEALFDGQTVQDYPPGYNYMNEQHRFEQAGRLWAQAAEKGSEKYEAVMTELLELDFTIDPTFTIYQATRDLMRARMAEWHEDYTLPALWDFFRPSRTSHGSFFFDWGSEQEIAWRDNYVRWMAFINDFKNRGGRVTVGSDSGYIYKLYGFGTIEELELLREAGFHPLEVLTAATLNGAEALKADDRIGSIEPGKLADLVVLRENPLANLKVLYGTGHIRIDAEGEPERVGGVRYTIKDGIVFDAVEMLGEVRALVAADKQAKGIERLKQPGL, translated from the coding sequence ATGCGCCCTCGCCTGCTCCGCGCCGCCCTCGCCCTGCTGTTCACCGCCACCTGCGCGCAGGCTGCGATCCCTCCGGCGCCCGAGCGCGATGAAGGCGAAGGCCCGTACGACCAGCTGATCCTGCGCGGAGTCACGGTCATCAACGGCACCGGCAGCCCGGCCTTCGGCCCGGCCGATGTGGTGATCGAGAACAACCGCATCACCGAGGTGCGCATCGTCGGCAGCGCCGATGCGCCGATCAACGCCGAGCGCCGCCCTGCTCTGAAACCCGGCGGCCGCGAGATGGATCTTGCCGGCCACTACGTCATGCCCGGCATCGTCGACATGCACGGCCACATCGGCGGCGACGAGCAGGGCGTGACCGCCGAGTACGTCTACAAGCTGTGGCTGGCGCACGGCATCACCAGCGTGCGCGACCCTGGCTGCGGCAACGGTATCGACTGGTGCGTGTCGGAACAGAAGCGCTCCGAGTCCAACACCATCACCGCGCCGCGGATCTTCCCCTATGTGTTCTTCGGCCAGGGCCGCATCGGCCCGATGCTGACGCCCGAGCATGCCCGCGAATGGGTGCGCGACATGAAGCGCCGCGGTGCGCTGGGCATGAAGTGCTTCGGCTACCGCCCGGACATTCTCGAAGCCGCCTTCGATGAGCTGAAGAAGCAGGGCATGGGCTCGGCCTGCCATCACGCCCAGCTCGACGTGAAGCGGGTCAACGTGCTGACCACCGCGCGCTGGGGGCTGACCACGATGGAGCACTGGTACGGCCTGCCCGAGGCCCTGTTCGACGGCCAGACCGTGCAGGACTACCCGCCTGGCTACAACTACATGAACGAGCAGCACCGGTTCGAGCAGGCCGGCCGGCTGTGGGCGCAGGCGGCCGAAAAGGGCAGCGAGAAGTACGAAGCGGTGATGACGGAGCTGCTCGAACTCGACTTCACCATCGACCCGACCTTCACCATCTACCAGGCCACCCGCGACCTGATGCGCGCGCGCATGGCCGAGTGGCACGAGGACTACACCCTGCCCGCGCTGTGGGACTTCTTCCGCCCGAGTCGCACCAGCCACGGCAGCTTCTTCTTCGACTGGGGCAGCGAGCAGGAGATCGCCTGGCGCGACAACTACGTGCGCTGGATGGCCTTCATCAACGACTTCAAGAACCGCGGCGGCCGCGTCACCGTCGGCAGCGACTCGGGCTACATCTACAAGCTCTACGGCTTCGGCACCATCGAGGAGCTGGAGCTGCTGCGCGAAGCCGGCTTCCATCCGCTGGAAGTGCTCACCGCGGCCACGCTCAACGGCGCCGAGGCGCTGAAGGCCGACGACCGCATCGGCAGCATCGAGCCCGGCAAGCTCGCCGACCTCGTGGTGCTGCGCGAGAACCCGCTGGCCAACCTCAAGGTGCTCTACGGCACCGGCCACATCCGCATCGACGCCGAGGGCGAACCCGAGCGCGTCGGCGGCGTGCGCTACACCATCAAGGACGGCATCGTGTTCGATGCCGTCGAAATGCTGGGCGAAGTGCGCGCGCTGGTGGCCGCAGACAAACAGGCCAAGGGCATCGAGCGTCTCAAGCAGCCGGGGCTGTAG
- a CDS encoding hydrogenase, with translation MRLSDVRETAHRAPDDLLSAGLGLTGLQQATPPVVADADSPTAPELRRRAVWANWRGIADLTPGGGFAEVYGALPAVPGREFHALAWLPDARQPHRVMLQLPDAFDARARCLIVTASSGSRGIYGAISLAGGWGLPRGCAVAYTDKGAGTGFVDMASGEGAGLSGLVDGGPEFLIEASGAPLLALKHAHSGDHPEADWGRHLRQAAEFGLQQLGRALPAQAPFTFENTRIIAVGVSNGGAAVLRAAEQAEDWLDAAVAIAPNVHVANRGRPAFDYGTEAGVLMPCALLDARFDATPFARAAQAAPAHWQQACALAHAAGLLAADSIDAQIREAGQRLYEGGWTDEAIAAGALSVSFEMWRAVGATYASAYLRRGPADMPCGYRVAAVDAQGQPRATTVAERALIWSDGSGIPPTAGAQLLSPSEGELPPPLAGLRCLAELWDGGSEDARSLRAAVAKTQAGPPRAGLPLTVLHGLDDGLIPEAFSSAAYVAQAEQAGRALRYWQLPHVQHFDGFLGAPPLAARYLPLMPYAYRALDQVWADLEAGRGPRSERLRVAAEPRGIAGAGVAPLRAEHLALPAD, from the coding sequence ATGCGACTGTCCGACGTCCGCGAGACCGCGCACCGCGCGCCCGATGATCTGCTCAGCGCTGGGCTGGGGCTGACTGGCCTGCAGCAGGCCACACCGCCTGTCGTGGCGGATGCGGATTCGCCCACTGCGCCGGAGCTGCGTCGCCGCGCGGTCTGGGCCAACTGGCGTGGCATTGCCGATCTGACCCCGGGCGGCGGATTCGCTGAGGTGTACGGCGCGCTGCCGGCCGTGCCCGGGCGCGAGTTCCATGCGCTCGCCTGGTTGCCCGACGCGCGCCAGCCGCATCGGGTGATGCTGCAGCTGCCCGATGCCTTCGATGCGCGCGCGCGCTGTCTGATCGTGACTGCGTCTTCCGGTTCGCGCGGCATCTACGGGGCGATCTCGCTGGCCGGCGGCTGGGGCCTGCCACGCGGCTGCGCAGTCGCCTACACCGACAAGGGCGCGGGCACGGGCTTTGTCGACATGGCCAGCGGAGAGGGTGCGGGGCTCTCGGGCCTCGTCGACGGCGGTCCTGAATTCTTGATCGAAGCGAGCGGCGCGCCGCTGCTTGCATTGAAACACGCGCACAGCGGCGACCATCCGGAGGCCGACTGGGGCCGCCATCTGCGTCAGGCCGCGGAGTTCGGCCTGCAGCAGCTCGGCCGCGCGCTGCCGGCGCAGGCGCCGTTTACCTTCGAGAACACCCGAATCATCGCGGTAGGTGTGTCCAACGGCGGCGCAGCGGTGCTGCGGGCTGCAGAGCAGGCGGAGGACTGGCTGGATGCGGCGGTGGCGATCGCGCCCAATGTGCATGTCGCGAACCGCGGTCGCCCCGCCTTCGATTACGGCACCGAAGCCGGTGTGCTCATGCCCTGCGCGCTGCTGGATGCGCGCTTCGACGCCACGCCTTTCGCACGGGCTGCGCAAGCGGCACCCGCGCACTGGCAGCAGGCCTGTGCGCTGGCGCATGCGGCCGGCCTGCTGGCTGCGGATTCCATCGACGCGCAGATCCGCGAAGCCGGTCAGCGTCTGTACGAGGGCGGCTGGACGGACGAGGCCATCGCTGCCGGCGCGCTGAGCGTCAGCTTCGAGATGTGGCGTGCGGTCGGTGCGACCTATGCTTCGGCCTATCTGCGCCGCGGGCCAGCCGACATGCCCTGCGGATACCGCGTCGCCGCGGTGGATGCGCAGGGTCAGCCACGCGCCACCACGGTCGCCGAGCGCGCGCTGATCTGGAGCGATGGCTCGGGCATTCCGCCGACCGCCGGCGCGCAGCTGCTGTCGCCGAGCGAAGGCGAGCTGCCGCCCCCGCTGGCCGGCCTGCGCTGTCTCGCCGAGCTGTGGGATGGCGGCAGCGAGGATGCGCGCAGTCTCCGCGCCGCGGTCGCGAAGACCCAGGCGGGGCCACCGCGCGCCGGCCTGCCGCTGACCGTTTTGCACGGGCTCGACGACGGTCTGATTCCCGAGGCCTTCAGCAGCGCGGCCTACGTCGCCCAGGCCGAGCAGGCGGGGCGTGCGCTGCGCTACTGGCAGCTGCCGCATGTGCAGCACTTCGACGGTTTTCTCGGCGCGCCGCCGCTGGCCGCGCGCTACCTGCCGCTGATGCCGTATGCGTATCGCGCGCTGGATCAGGTCTGGGCCGATCTCGAAGCCGGTCGCGGGCCGCGTAGCGAGCGTCTGCGCGTGGCGGCCGAGCCGCGCGGCATCGCAGGCGCGGGCGTGGCGCCGCTGCGGGCGGAGCACCTCGCGTTGCCGGCTGACTGA
- the phaE gene encoding class III poly(R)-hydroxyalkanoic acid synthase subunit PhaE codes for MSAATPDFSAFDPARMAEQVMGFWSSFARPQPAPPPSPFAAVQQMFGAPAPPMPGGDLFGQAQHMYAQLQQALLPALQAQSFDVDSVVQLWRKTFGDAPAIPPALMVPSFLAPMAAGGSPGFAAELRGALGAAPLGLMREHQQRWQAFAQAQIDLQAVMERYSTLMQKVQREGMGRFETKLRAHSEPGKQLASARALFDLWVDASEEAFAQIALGPEYRHVYGELVNAQMRLRQCGMAIVEEQLKAVGLPSRTELDSNHKRTHELSREVRALKQRLAELELAAQGSASASRPAPAPSPASRTVEPQAQAEPARASQAPLPKPRAKATKPAAKAAAKRAVKASASRKKALPPLAAVTPKAPARARKGR; via the coding sequence ATGAGCGCCGCCACGCCTGATTTTTCCGCCTTCGATCCTGCGCGCATGGCCGAGCAGGTGATGGGGTTCTGGAGTTCCTTCGCGCGGCCGCAGCCGGCGCCGCCACCGTCGCCGTTCGCGGCCGTCCAGCAAATGTTCGGCGCGCCGGCTCCGCCGATGCCGGGGGGCGACCTCTTCGGTCAGGCCCAGCACATGTACGCCCAGCTGCAGCAGGCCCTGCTGCCGGCGCTGCAGGCGCAGAGTTTCGATGTCGACAGCGTGGTTCAGCTGTGGCGCAAGACCTTCGGCGATGCGCCAGCCATCCCGCCTGCGCTGATGGTGCCGAGCTTTCTCGCGCCGATGGCCGCCGGCGGCTCGCCGGGCTTTGCCGCCGAGCTGCGCGGTGCGCTGGGTGCCGCACCGCTGGGCCTGATGCGCGAGCACCAGCAGCGCTGGCAGGCCTTCGCCCAGGCGCAGATCGATCTGCAGGCGGTGATGGAGCGCTACAGCACGCTGATGCAGAAGGTGCAGCGCGAGGGTATGGGCCGCTTCGAGACCAAACTGCGCGCCCACAGCGAGCCCGGCAAGCAGCTGGCGTCGGCGCGAGCGCTGTTCGACCTGTGGGTCGATGCCAGCGAGGAAGCCTTCGCCCAGATCGCACTCGGCCCCGAGTACCGCCACGTCTATGGTGAGCTGGTCAATGCGCAGATGCGACTGCGCCAGTGCGGCATGGCCATCGTCGAGGAGCAGCTGAAGGCCGTGGGCCTGCCCTCGCGCACCGAGCTCGACTCCAACCACAAGCGCACGCACGAGCTGAGCCGCGAAGTCCGCGCCTTGAAGCAGCGTCTGGCCGAGCTGGAGCTGGCCGCGCAGGGCAGCGCGAGCGCGTCGCGCCCCGCGCCCGCGCCGTCGCCGGCATCGCGCACGGTCGAGCCGCAGGCCCAGGCCGAACCCGCACGCGCCAGCCAAGCGCCGTTACCCAAGCCCCGCGCCAAGGCCACCAAGCCGGCCGCGAAGGCCGCGGCGAAGCGGGCGGTCAAGGCCAGCGCCAGCCGCAAGAAAGCACTGCCGCCGCTGGCGGCGGTCACGCCCAAGGCGCCCGCCCGCGCACGCAAGGGACGCTGA